A single genomic interval of Spirosoma taeanense harbors:
- a CDS encoding response regulator: protein MLLNLFIGSTSTLLIIDEEARLRQLLARILQLEGYNVLEAENARLDLKLLEREAVHVVISDVKLPDRNGIEQRAWP, encoded by the coding sequence TTGCTTCTTAACTTGTTCATCGGCTCGACTTCTACCCTACTCATTATCGACGAAGAAGCCCGACTGCGGCAGCTACTGGCCCGGATTCTCCAGCTCGAAGGCTATAACGTGCTCGAAGCCGAAAACGCCCGATTAGACCTTAAACTCCTTGAACGTGAGGCCGTTCACGTGGTCATCAGCGACGTGAAGCTGCCCGACAGGAACGGCATCGAACAAAGGGCCTGGCCATGA
- a CDS encoding TonB-dependent receptor, with protein MLLIGLVSGLTSYAQIQGTVQAEGGQAVDFATVTLHRASDSVVVKTEFSDAQGAFQMPLPPAGRYRIAASQVGYARAWTDVITLTTETVRLPTLILRPSQNTTLNEVNVVGQKPLYERLADRTVVNVEGSSLTAGNTSLDILARAPGVTVDNNDNLALRGRQNVLVLINGRRQPMTGTELADYLRALPADQLKSIELITNPPAKYDAQGTAGIIAITLRKDQRLGTNGTLQTSYGRSQYGKYTAGATFNNRQKGLNLFGSYNYSNRNGIAMLDIHRDFYAVGPNRQQTLTGSSDQINRMRIGSIAHTTRAGFDYNLSKRTVLGAVVNGQQSRLPGQVGLNQTTLYDAMGRPTDVYNASNRRNYVSPNGAVNLNFKHTFADSTNSPELTADADYARYRTSRLQELSTEYVLTGRTSNVLIGDQQGDLSILSTKADYVRPLAHQSRLEAGAKFSRVSSDNDVVFKLTEGQSTIIDRNRTNRFLYDETITAAYLNWSRTLSKTSLQIGLRAEQTLARGRQTVGDSSFTRHYTQLFPSAAIKQTLNKTHELNLTLSRRINRPSYNQLNPFRIIIDPTTAGSGNPNLRPETSYNLELTHTFKGTFSTGLSYSRTTLPMIGVVQPETDSTVISTNVNLDRQDYYALTLTIPLQPAKWWQMYNNAVFYYSHFVGNLAGTALNKGRPAFNFSSNHTFTFGKGWTGEVNGSFQSGEQYGFLRVRPNGQVTVGMQKSLLERKGTLRLNASDIFFTRKVRAVSSYDNYVERFYQRQDSRVVTLSFSYRFGNDKVAPTRRRTGGAEDEKRRAG; from the coding sequence ATGTTGCTCATAGGTCTGGTTTCCGGCCTGACCAGTTATGCTCAAATTCAGGGAACAGTACAGGCTGAAGGTGGGCAGGCGGTTGACTTCGCCACCGTTACGCTGCATCGGGCAAGTGATTCGGTGGTGGTTAAAACAGAATTCTCCGATGCTCAGGGCGCGTTTCAGATGCCGCTTCCGCCAGCAGGTCGCTACCGGATTGCGGCCTCGCAGGTTGGATATGCACGGGCCTGGACAGACGTTATTACGTTGACCACCGAAACCGTCAGGCTGCCGACACTAATACTTCGTCCCAGCCAGAATACGACCCTCAACGAGGTAAACGTAGTCGGTCAGAAACCGCTGTATGAACGACTGGCCGACCGCACGGTTGTGAACGTAGAAGGCAGTTCACTGACGGCCGGCAACACGTCCCTCGACATCCTGGCCCGCGCCCCCGGCGTCACCGTCGACAACAACGACAATCTGGCGCTGCGCGGTCGGCAGAACGTCCTGGTGCTGATCAATGGCCGACGCCAGCCCATGACCGGCACCGAACTGGCAGACTACCTGCGCGCCCTGCCCGCCGACCAGCTCAAAAGCATCGAGCTGATTACGAACCCACCCGCGAAATATGACGCACAAGGCACAGCGGGCATCATTGCCATTACCCTCCGGAAAGATCAGCGACTGGGCACTAACGGTACGCTGCAGACCAGCTACGGCCGCAGTCAGTACGGCAAGTACACGGCGGGGGCTACGTTTAACAATCGACAAAAGGGGCTGAACCTGTTCGGCTCCTATAACTACTCGAACCGGAACGGCATTGCCATGCTCGATATTCACCGCGACTTCTACGCGGTCGGTCCTAACCGGCAGCAGACGCTCACCGGCAGCAGTGATCAGATCAACCGGATGCGGATTGGCTCCATTGCCCATACGACGCGGGCCGGATTTGATTATAACCTTTCGAAACGAACCGTACTGGGAGCCGTGGTCAATGGGCAGCAGAGCCGCCTACCCGGACAGGTGGGACTGAATCAAACGACTCTTTACGATGCAATGGGTCGACCGACCGATGTGTATAACGCCAGCAACAGGCGGAATTACGTCTCGCCCAACGGGGCCGTCAATCTAAACTTCAAACACACCTTTGCCGATTCAACCAACAGCCCCGAACTCACCGCCGACGCCGACTATGCCCGTTACCGCACGAGCCGTCTGCAGGAGTTGAGTACGGAATATGTACTGACGGGCCGCACGAGTAACGTCCTGATTGGGGATCAGCAGGGCGATTTGAGTATTTTGTCGACCAAGGCAGATTACGTGCGTCCACTGGCTCATCAGAGCCGTCTGGAAGCCGGGGCTAAGTTCAGCCGGGTATCGTCGGATAACGACGTGGTCTTCAAACTGACCGAAGGCCAATCGACCATCATTGACCGCAACCGTACCAACCGGTTTCTCTATGACGAAACCATCACGGCGGCTTACCTGAACTGGAGCCGTACCTTATCGAAAACAAGCCTTCAGATTGGCCTGCGGGCCGAGCAAACCCTGGCCCGCGGACGGCAGACGGTGGGCGACAGCAGTTTCACCCGCCACTATACGCAGCTTTTCCCCAGTGCAGCCATCAAACAAACGCTGAATAAGACCCACGAGCTGAACCTCACCCTGAGCCGCCGGATTAACCGCCCTTCGTATAACCAGCTCAACCCGTTTCGGATCATTATCGACCCCACCACAGCAGGCTCCGGCAATCCGAACCTGCGCCCCGAAACCAGCTACAACCTCGAACTGACACATACGTTCAAAGGCACGTTCAGCACCGGCCTGAGCTACAGCCGAACGACGCTGCCGATGATTGGGGTTGTGCAGCCCGAAACCGACTCAACTGTCATCTCCACCAACGTTAACCTCGATCGGCAGGATTATTACGCACTCACGCTCACAATTCCGCTGCAACCGGCCAAATGGTGGCAGATGTACAACAACGCGGTTTTCTACTACAGTCATTTTGTGGGCAACCTGGCCGGAACGGCGCTCAACAAAGGGCGGCCAGCCTTCAATTTCAGCAGCAACCATACCTTTACGTTCGGCAAAGGCTGGACGGGCGAAGTAAACGGCAGTTTCCAGTCGGGTGAGCAGTACGGCTTCCTGCGGGTGCGCCCCAACGGGCAGGTGACGGTGGGTATGCAGAAATCGTTGCTGGAACGTAAAGGCACGCTGCGGCTTAATGCATCGGATATCTTCTTTACGCGCAAAGTGCGGGCCGTATCGTCGTATGATAACTACGTAGAACGGTTCTACCAGCGGCAGGATTCGCGGGTCGTTACGTTGTCCTTCTCCTACCGCTTCGGCAATGATAAGGTCGCGCCCACCCGCCGACGTACCGGCGGAGCTGAAGATGAAAAACGCCGGGCGGGCTAA
- a CDS encoding helix-turn-helix domain-containing protein: MSLLTNSYVSRQVEGSVSGPCPPNQAHLNNATNTSAGQTSTSQLVTNDLTENLCYEGAMHLQQQEHPPLTRLPALKPTTRQELYRRLLLAKEFIHDNFSEAICLSDMAAVACLSDYHFLRSFKAAFGESPYQYVLRLRLQKAGDLLRFSPMPIGEVALACGFDEAQAFGKLFRKQHGLGPLRYRQSLCSGGAVF, encoded by the coding sequence ATGTCATTGCTTACAAACTCTTACGTCTCCCGCCAGGTGGAGGGGTCGGTGTCAGGGCCGTGTCCGCCCAATCAGGCGCATCTTAATAACGCAACCAATACCTCAGCCGGGCAGACTTCAACGAGTCAGTTAGTTACCAATGACCTGACCGAGAATCTGTGCTACGAAGGGGCTATGCACCTGCAGCAACAGGAGCATCCGCCGTTGACCCGCTTGCCGGCGCTGAAACCAACCACTCGTCAGGAGCTATACCGGCGGCTGCTGCTGGCGAAAGAGTTTATACACGACAACTTTTCGGAAGCCATTTGCCTGAGTGACATGGCGGCCGTCGCCTGCCTATCGGACTACCATTTCCTGCGCAGCTTCAAAGCCGCATTCGGTGAGTCGCCTTATCAGTATGTGCTTCGGCTACGCCTGCAGAAAGCGGGCGATCTGCTCCGGTTCAGCCCCATGCCCATTGGCGAGGTGGCACTGGCCTGCGGCTTTGATGAAGCTCAGGCATTCGGAAAACTGTTTCGTAAGCAGCACGGACTAGGTCCTCTGCGTTACCGGCAATCTTTGTGTTCTGGTGGTGCAGTGTTTTAA
- a CDS encoding MarR family winged helix-turn-helix transcriptional regulator, translating into MLNTIIFYVLDKTIKQYRQFAQANIDRAGIDITIDQWLVLNVIREAPALGQLEIGERVFKDQASVARIIELLVKKNLLVQTASQQDRRRVNRAITTQGQQLLEDVAPIITQNRSTALQGLSDSAIQQLRQTLETIFRNCQPTL; encoded by the coding sequence ATGCTGAACACTATCATTTTTTATGTACTCGACAAAACGATCAAGCAGTACCGGCAATTTGCGCAGGCAAACATCGACCGGGCCGGCATCGACATCACCATCGATCAATGGCTGGTGCTGAATGTGATTCGGGAAGCTCCCGCGCTGGGGCAGCTTGAAATTGGCGAACGAGTATTCAAAGACCAGGCGTCTGTTGCCCGCATCATCGAACTGCTGGTAAAAAAGAACCTGCTGGTACAGACCGCCAGCCAGCAGGATCGTCGGCGGGTGAATCGAGCTATAACTACGCAGGGTCAGCAGTTGCTTGAAGACGTAGCCCCAATTATTACCCAGAACCGCAGCACAGCTCTGCAGGGGCTTTCCGATTCGGCTATTCAGCAACTGCGTCAAACGCTGGAAACAATTTTCAGGAATTGCCAGCCAACCCTATGA
- a CDS encoding cysteine-rich CWC family protein, producing MNKHTQAGCPRCHQPFICKVNSILKCDCLQINLTHEETQYIRDKALLNYDGDCFCLNCLHQLKAEYHQQLISRGN from the coding sequence ATGAACAAACATACTCAGGCGGGTTGTCCCCGCTGCCACCAGCCGTTTATCTGTAAAGTCAATTCCATTCTTAAATGCGACTGTCTTCAGATAAATCTGACGCACGAAGAAACCCAGTATATACGGGATAAAGCGTTGCTGAACTACGATGGTGACTGCTTCTGCCTAAATTGTCTCCACCAGCTAAAAGCTGAATATCATCAGCAGTTGATAAGTCGCGGTAATTGA
- a CDS encoding arylsulfatase yields the protein MKQGLLVLLLSVLVLAAGLMLVAFGNKQAGSSSADRRPNIIVIIADDMGFSDLGCYGGEIRTPNIDFLARNGIRYTQFYNTSRCCPTRASLLTGLYNQQAGIGKMTDAEDEPGYRGHLTENTVTLAEVLKSAGYQTAMTGKWHVSNTLVQKDPRDQQDWLNHKKDFGDFSPVSQYPTSRGFDRYFGNIWGVVDFFDPFSLVSGTKPVKQVPKNYYHTDAISDTTVAYINSFAKSSAPFFLYVAHTAPHWPLMALPEDIARYKDTYKSGWDAIRKARYQKIVKLGLIDPAKTKLSQRWQDNLTWANNPDKAWDARAMAVHAAMIDRMDQGIGRMISTLRETGQLDNTLIVFLSDNGASPENCAAYGPGFDRPNETRDGRPIVYDLKKQVMPGPQTSFASIGQRWANVANTPYQYWKAESFEGGVHTPMVAYWPNGITAKKGSFSPQVGHVMDFIRTFVELTGATYPRIYKGHVITPTTGISLVPSFQGKASVGHEAVFNEHFGARYARSGDWKLVSASRDSTWHLFNLAADKTETQDVAARHPEKVRQLESQWRQWANSHQVFPKPGPKK from the coding sequence ATGAAACAAGGGCTACTCGTTCTATTGCTTTCTGTACTAGTCCTGGCGGCCGGCCTGATGCTGGTTGCATTCGGAAACAAACAGGCCGGATCATCCAGCGCCGACCGCCGACCTAATATCATCGTTATCATAGCGGATGATATGGGCTTTTCAGATTTAGGCTGTTACGGTGGTGAGATCCGCACGCCCAATATTGATTTTCTGGCCCGGAACGGCATCCGTTATACGCAGTTTTACAACACCTCCCGCTGCTGTCCTACCAGGGCGTCGCTGCTTACGGGCCTGTATAACCAGCAGGCGGGCATAGGTAAAATGACCGACGCCGAAGATGAACCCGGCTATCGCGGGCACCTGACCGAAAACACCGTTACGTTAGCCGAAGTACTCAAGTCGGCGGGGTATCAGACCGCCATGACGGGGAAGTGGCACGTATCCAATACCCTTGTGCAGAAAGACCCCAGGGATCAACAGGACTGGCTGAACCATAAAAAAGACTTTGGTGATTTTTCGCCCGTCAGCCAATACCCAACCAGCCGGGGCTTTGATCGCTATTTTGGTAACATCTGGGGCGTGGTCGATTTCTTCGATCCGTTTAGCTTGGTCAGCGGTACCAAACCCGTCAAACAGGTTCCGAAGAATTACTACCATACTGACGCCATCAGCGACACGACCGTGGCGTATATCAATTCGTTTGCGAAATCATCGGCCCCGTTTTTTCTGTATGTGGCGCATACCGCTCCGCACTGGCCGCTCATGGCGCTGCCCGAAGATATTGCCAGATATAAGGATACGTACAAATCGGGTTGGGACGCCATACGTAAAGCCCGGTATCAGAAAATAGTTAAACTGGGGCTGATTGATCCGGCAAAAACCAAGCTCTCCCAGCGCTGGCAGGATAATCTGACCTGGGCCAATAACCCCGACAAAGCGTGGGATGCGCGGGCTATGGCCGTCCATGCCGCCATGATCGACCGAATGGATCAGGGGATTGGCCGCATGATCAGCACCCTGCGCGAAACCGGCCAGTTAGACAATACACTGATCGTTTTTCTGTCGGACAATGGGGCAAGCCCCGAAAATTGTGCTGCCTATGGCCCCGGCTTCGACCGTCCGAACGAAACCCGCGATGGCCGCCCGATCGTGTACGACTTGAAAAAACAGGTTATGCCAGGGCCGCAGACCAGCTTTGCGTCGATTGGTCAGCGCTGGGCTAACGTTGCCAACACGCCCTATCAGTACTGGAAGGCGGAGTCGTTCGAAGGGGGCGTTCATACGCCCATGGTCGCTTATTGGCCCAATGGCATTACGGCGAAGAAAGGCAGCTTCAGCCCACAGGTCGGGCACGTAATGGATTTCATACGCACGTTTGTCGAACTGACAGGGGCTACTTACCCCAGAATATATAAAGGGCACGTTATTACGCCGACTACCGGTATCAGTCTGGTGCCTTCATTTCAGGGGAAAGCGTCGGTCGGGCACGAAGCGGTGTTCAACGAACATTTCGGCGCTCGATACGCCCGGTCAGGCGACTGGAAGTTAGTGTCTGCCAGCCGCGACAGCACCTGGCACCTGTTCAACCTGGCTGCTGATAAAACCGAAACGCAGGACGTAGCCGCTCGGCACCCCGAAAAGGTGCGCCAGTTGGAAAGCCAGTGGCGGCAGTGGGCTAATTCGCATCAGGTGTTTCCCAAGCCGGGCCCGAAGAAATGA
- a CDS encoding family 43 glycosylhydrolase, whose translation MKTVLLLLVTFPIFYYLRNTEESHFLTGSKGVSGTEKRIFSEVSDSSQRKENPVIPGDFADPSIIRVGKTYYATGTSSEWAPHYPLLQSTDLLHWRQLGYVFSKTPSWVAASFWAPELFYRNGTYYVYYVARKKSDGVSCIGIATTSDPAKGFTDRGILLEFGKEAIDPFVFEEKGKLYITWKAYGLDKRPIEILGSRLSDDGLKVEGEPFTLLRDDRKEGLEGQCLVKKGPYYYLFYSPGNCCGRGCSYKVEVARSPTLQGPYTRFADNPLLSETTDWKCTGHGTLVTSTEGKDFYLYHAYSKTDNVYTGRQGLLGEVVWNKQTGWPTIKPMGEKAEYRKSFRDEFSAAPLANNWQWDFRHAQPEVTIRQGSLWLSGQTTADNQAGTALTVRPLTGKYEIQTEVVNRNPSLKGLVLYGDAGESVGIGVQDNRVQVWEVKKDKRLIVDDAQVSGNEPVQLKMKVEQGAQLRFYWREGGSDWKEVPTRGAYYNGDFLPPWDRSPRPGLLQNGTAPAAFSYFEITYQ comes from the coding sequence ATGAAAACAGTTCTTCTGCTGCTCGTAACGTTCCCGATTTTTTATTACCTGAGGAATACGGAAGAAAGCCATTTTCTGACAGGGAGCAAAGGAGTCTCAGGCACAGAAAAAAGGATTTTCTCGGAGGTAAGTGATAGCAGTCAACGGAAAGAAAATCCGGTGATTCCGGGCGATTTTGCTGATCCCTCGATCATTCGTGTGGGTAAAACCTATTATGCTACCGGAACATCGTCGGAATGGGCACCGCATTATCCGTTATTGCAATCCACCGATCTGTTGCACTGGCGGCAGCTCGGGTATGTGTTTTCAAAAACGCCTTCCTGGGTTGCGGCTTCGTTTTGGGCACCAGAGCTTTTTTACCGGAACGGAACCTACTATGTGTATTACGTAGCCCGCAAAAAAAGTGACGGTGTCTCCTGCATCGGCATAGCGACCACCAGCGATCCGGCAAAGGGCTTTACCGACCGGGGGATTCTCCTGGAGTTTGGCAAGGAAGCCATTGACCCCTTTGTGTTTGAAGAAAAGGGCAAGTTATACATCACCTGGAAAGCCTACGGGCTGGATAAGCGACCCATTGAAATTCTGGGCAGCCGACTTTCTGATGATGGCCTGAAGGTGGAAGGCGAACCCTTTACGCTGCTGCGTGATGACCGGAAAGAAGGCCTTGAAGGGCAGTGTCTGGTCAAGAAGGGGCCGTATTATTACCTGTTCTATTCACCGGGCAACTGTTGCGGACGCGGTTGTAGTTACAAAGTGGAAGTGGCAAGATCACCCACATTGCAAGGCCCTTACACGAGGTTTGCCGACAACCCGCTACTCTCCGAAACCACCGACTGGAAATGCACCGGCCACGGTACCCTCGTGACGTCGACAGAAGGCAAGGATTTTTATTTGTACCACGCCTATAGCAAAACGGATAATGTGTACACGGGACGACAGGGCCTGTTGGGCGAAGTCGTCTGGAACAAGCAAACCGGTTGGCCCACCATTAAGCCCATGGGCGAAAAGGCCGAATACAGAAAAAGTTTCCGGGACGAATTTTCAGCGGCTCCATTGGCCAACAACTGGCAGTGGGATTTTCGCCATGCACAACCGGAGGTTACTATCCGACAAGGTAGCTTATGGCTGTCCGGCCAAACAACTGCCGATAATCAGGCTGGAACCGCTTTAACCGTTCGGCCCCTTACCGGCAAGTATGAGATCCAGACGGAAGTGGTCAACCGCAACCCATCGCTAAAAGGTTTGGTGCTGTATGGCGACGCAGGTGAATCAGTGGGTATCGGCGTACAGGACAATAGGGTACAGGTGTGGGAGGTGAAGAAAGATAAACGGCTGATTGTGGACGATGCTCAGGTAAGTGGAAACGAGCCCGTACAACTCAAAATGAAGGTGGAGCAGGGGGCTCAACTCCGGTTTTACTGGCGCGAAGGCGGAAGCGATTGGAAAGAAGTGCCTACCCGCGGAGCGTATTACAACGGCGATTTTCTGCCCCCCTGGGACCGCAGCCCCCGGCCGGGTTTACTCCAGAACGGAACAGCGCCAGCCGCGTTCAGCTATTTCGAAATTACGTACCAGTAA
- a CDS encoding GNAT family N-acetyltransferase, with the protein MLSLNRTTPFDDRFLTLVAELNADLRSRYGAQQAQFDPHNTLPADARAIVALDGETPVGCGCYKVLDEADQVEVKRMYVRPDWRRMGVAAQILTELEAWAREDGYSFARLELADKQPEAMVLYQKSGYKRIANYGPYVNIAESICMEKAISPYR; encoded by the coding sequence ATGTTATCCTTAAACCGCACCACTCCCTTCGATGATCGTTTTCTGACGCTGGTAGCAGAACTGAACGCTGACTTACGCAGTCGATATGGTGCTCAGCAGGCGCAGTTCGACCCGCATAACACGCTCCCGGCCGATGCTAGGGCGATTGTCGCTCTCGACGGCGAAACGCCCGTTGGCTGCGGCTGCTATAAAGTACTGGACGAAGCCGATCAAGTTGAGGTAAAACGCATGTACGTTCGGCCCGATTGGCGGAGGATGGGCGTTGCTGCGCAAATCCTGACTGAACTGGAAGCATGGGCCCGCGAAGACGGTTATTCGTTCGCCCGACTGGAACTCGCCGATAAACAGCCCGAGGCCATGGTCCTATACCAGAAATCCGGCTATAAGCGTATCGCCAACTATGGCCCATACGTAAACATAGCCGAAAGTATCTGTATGGAGAAGGCTATTTCTCCATACAGATAA
- the clpB gene encoding ATP-dependent chaperone ClpB: MNFNNYTIKAQEVVQHAAQMAQGNQQQTVETGHVLKAILEEDPNTVGFLAKKLGTDITRMTMALDAIVNGYPKVVVSGNNQQGIYLGNDLNAALQRAQSQMKDFGDEYVSVEMMLLGLVGGKDAVATLLKDIGFTEKTLKDAIRELRGKNNPVKDQNAEATYQSLERYGINLNERASAGKIDPVIGRDEEIRRVLQILSRRTKNNPMLLGEPGVGKTAIVEGLAQRIVQGDVPENLKSKIIMSLDMGLLVAGAKYKGEFEERLKAVIKEVTDSDGEIVLFIDEIHTLIGAGGGGEGAMDAANLLKPALARGELHAIGATTLKEYQKYIEKDKALERRFQAVMVDEPDVPDAISILRGIKERYELHHGVRIKDDAVIAAVELSNRYISDRFLPDKAIDLMDEAAAKLRLEIDSVPEELDELNRRIMQLEIEREAIRRENDKEKETQLSRQIADLNEQRTELRARWETEKESVNESRTLKEQLDQLRIEAEQAERAGDYGKVAEIRYGRIPEIENRLKQLTNAEQPDGAADRMLQEEVTSEDIAEVVAKWTGIPVSRMLQSERDKLLFLEAELGKRVAGQEEAIAVVSDAVRRSRAGMQDPKRPIGSFIFLGTTGVGKTELAKALAEFLFNDENALVRIDMSEYQERHAVSRLIGAPPGYVGYDEGGQLTEAVRRKPYSVILLDEIEKAHPDVFNILLQVLDDGRLTDNKGRVANFKNTIIIMTSNIGSHIIRERFADINDRNADQIIEDTKEEVFELLKQTVRPEFLNRIDELVMFQPLTKREVRKIMDIQFRQIQHRLAEQGITLEADTEVLDFIAREGFDPQFGARPLKRVMQRRILNALSKEILAGRIQKNAIVGMMLNEDENGKEDIIFYNLDKVVPVLE, encoded by the coding sequence ATGAACTTTAACAATTATACGATCAAAGCGCAGGAGGTCGTGCAGCACGCGGCTCAGATGGCGCAGGGCAATCAGCAGCAGACCGTCGAAACGGGTCACGTGCTGAAGGCCATTCTGGAAGAAGACCCCAATACCGTTGGGTTTCTGGCGAAGAAACTCGGCACGGACATTACCCGCATGACGATGGCTCTGGACGCCATTGTGAATGGCTACCCGAAGGTAGTCGTATCGGGAAACAATCAGCAGGGTATTTATCTTGGCAACGATCTGAACGCAGCTCTCCAGCGTGCGCAGAGCCAGATGAAGGATTTCGGCGATGAATACGTCAGCGTCGAAATGATGCTGCTCGGGCTTGTGGGCGGCAAGGACGCCGTCGCAACCTTATTGAAAGATATTGGATTTACTGAAAAGACGTTAAAAGACGCCATTCGCGAACTGCGTGGCAAAAATAACCCCGTGAAAGACCAAAACGCTGAAGCAACCTACCAATCGCTGGAGCGGTACGGTATTAACCTGAATGAACGCGCCAGTGCGGGCAAGATTGACCCGGTCATTGGACGCGATGAAGAAATCCGGCGGGTGCTCCAGATTCTGAGCCGCCGGACAAAAAACAACCCGATGCTGCTGGGTGAACCCGGCGTCGGTAAAACGGCCATTGTGGAAGGGCTGGCCCAGCGTATCGTGCAGGGCGACGTACCCGAAAACCTGAAGTCGAAGATCATCATGTCGCTCGATATGGGTCTGCTGGTGGCCGGTGCCAAGTACAAAGGTGAATTTGAAGAGCGGCTGAAGGCGGTCATTAAGGAAGTGACCGACTCCGACGGCGAAATCGTGCTCTTCATCGATGAGATTCACACGCTCATCGGCGCGGGCGGTGGTGGCGAGGGCGCTATGGATGCGGCTAACCTGCTCAAACCTGCCCTGGCCCGTGGCGAACTCCATGCCATTGGCGCCACTACGCTGAAAGAGTATCAGAAATACATTGAGAAGGATAAAGCCCTCGAACGCCGGTTTCAGGCCGTTATGGTCGATGAGCCGGACGTACCGGATGCCATCTCCATTTTGCGCGGTATCAAGGAGCGCTACGAGCTGCACCACGGCGTTCGCATCAAGGACGACGCGGTAATTGCCGCTGTCGAGCTATCGAACCGTTACATTTCGGATCGGTTCCTGCCCGACAAAGCCATTGACCTGATGGACGAAGCGGCTGCCAAGCTACGCCTGGAGATCGACTCAGTACCAGAGGAACTCGACGAGCTGAACCGGCGGATTATGCAGCTGGAGATCGAACGGGAGGCTATCCGGCGTGAAAACGATAAGGAAAAAGAAACGCAGCTGAGTCGGCAGATTGCTGACCTCAACGAGCAGCGCACCGAACTGCGAGCCCGCTGGGAAACCGAGAAAGAATCGGTCAACGAAAGCAGGACGCTGAAAGAGCAACTGGACCAGTTACGTATTGAAGCCGAGCAGGCCGAACGGGCGGGTGATTACGGCAAAGTAGCCGAGATTCGTTACGGTCGTATTCCCGAAATTGAGAACCGCCTGAAACAGCTCACTAACGCCGAACAACCCGACGGTGCCGCCGACCGGATGCTGCAGGAGGAAGTAACCTCTGAGGACATTGCGGAGGTGGTAGCCAAGTGGACCGGCATCCCGGTAAGCCGGATGTTGCAGTCGGAGCGCGACAAACTGCTGTTCCTCGAAGCCGAGCTGGGCAAACGCGTAGCGGGTCAGGAGGAAGCTATTGCGGTGGTGTCGGATGCTGTGCGTCGGAGCCGGGCCGGTATGCAGGACCCCAAACGGCCGATTGGTTCGTTCATCTTCCTCGGTACAACGGGCGTGGGTAAAACCGAACTGGCGAAGGCCCTGGCTGAGTTCCTCTTTAACGACGAGAACGCCCTGGTGCGGATCGATATGTCGGAGTATCAGGAGCGTCATGCCGTGAGCCGGCTGATCGGTGCTCCTCCGGGATACGTCGGCTATGACGAAGGTGGTCAGTTGACCGAAGCCGTGCGCCGGAAGCCATACAGCGTGATTCTGCTCGACGAGATTGAGAAGGCGCACCCCGACGTGTTCAACATCCTGTTGCAAGTGCTCGACGATGGCCGTTTGACCGACAACAAAGGCCGGGTTGCCAACTTCAAGAATACGATCATCATCATGACCTCGAACATCGGTTCGCACATCATCCGCGAGCGGTTCGCAGACATCAACGACCGGAACGCCGACCAGATTATTGAGGACACGAAAGAAGAAGTGTTCGAGTTGCTGAAGCAGACCGTACGGCCCGAGTTCCTGAACCGGATTGACGAACTGGTGATGTTCCAGCCGCTGACCAAGCGTGAGGTTCGCAAGATTATGGACATTCAGTTCCGGCAGATTCAGCATCGTCTGGCCGAGCAGGGTATCACCCTCGAAGCCGATACCGAAGTACTCGACTTCATCGCCCGCGAAGGCTTCGACCCGCAGTTTGGTGCTCGTCCGCTGAAGCGCGTCATGCAACGGCGCATCCTTAACGCCCTCTCGAAAGAGATTCTGGCGGGCCGGATTCAAAAGAACGCCATTGTGGGCATGATGCTCAACGAAGACGAAAACGGCAAAGAAGACATCATCTTCTACAACCTCGACAAGGTTGTGCCGGTTTTAGAGTAA